A DNA window from Myxococcales bacterium contains the following coding sequences:
- a CDS encoding M23 family metallopeptidase produces MRAHRLLALLLLGALVPLAACGTDDGAAPFDPADPNPSATAPPTTTPTVPTLPDAAPADASSAPDASPPSPDASRDAAIDATQPDGSKPDAAPPTPDAGPSPLCLAATPGAYCGNDMMRDADPKVLYQCPGANRAPTSSTPCANGCVVAPAGTADTCAAPATTGTYRLPWRAGTSMRLTQDCNDSCCADHVGDARYAWDFANGGGFPIVAVRGGTVTHLKMNSTRGCGTSSCVNDTNLVVVDHGDGTHATYLHLQGGTLGPGVTCGGTVTRGQVLGTAGTTGWSTGVHLHLQVSRVHTGAPRCECGPTGQGCAANTVPWANFWSSAAYPTVAVSFDEWAAASTCGNRRMAMPPSQN; encoded by the coding sequence ATGCGCGCGCACCGTCTGCTGGCCCTGCTCCTCCTCGGCGCGCTCGTCCCGCTCGCGGCCTGCGGCACGGACGACGGCGCGGCGCCGTTCGACCCCGCCGATCCGAACCCGAGCGCGACCGCCCCGCCCACGACGACGCCGACGGTCCCGACGCTGCCCGACGCCGCGCCCGCGGACGCCTCATCTGCGCCAGACGCCTCACCTCCTTCGCCGGACGCCTCGCGAGACGCGGCGATCGACGCCACCCAGCCCGACGGCTCGAAGCCAGACGCCGCGCCCCCCACGCCGGACGCCGGCCCGAGCCCGCTCTGCCTCGCGGCGACCCCCGGCGCCTACTGCGGCAACGACATGATGCGCGACGCCGATCCGAAGGTGCTCTACCAGTGCCCCGGCGCGAACCGCGCGCCCACCTCGTCGACCCCGTGCGCGAACGGCTGCGTGGTCGCCCCCGCGGGCACCGCCGACACCTGCGCCGCGCCGGCGACGACGGGCACCTACCGGCTGCCATGGCGCGCGGGCACGAGCATGCGCCTCACACAAGACTGCAACGACTCCTGCTGCGCCGACCACGTGGGCGACGCGAGGTACGCGTGGGACTTCGCCAACGGCGGCGGCTTCCCGATCGTCGCGGTGCGTGGCGGCACCGTCACCCACCTGAAGATGAACAGCACCCGCGGCTGCGGCACGAGCTCCTGCGTCAACGACACGAACCTCGTCGTGGTCGACCACGGCGACGGAACACATGCAACCTACCTGCATCTCCAGGGCGGCACGCTCGGGCCCGGGGTCACCTGCGGAGGCACCGTCACGCGCGGGCAGGTGCTCGGCACCGCGGGCACGACGGGCTGGTCCACGGGCGTCCACCTGCACCTGCAGGTGAGCCGCGTGCACACGGGCGCGCCGCGGTGCGAGTGCGGCCCGACCGGCCAGGGGTGCGCCGCGAACACCGTCCCGTGGGCGAATTTCTGGTCGAGCGCGGCCTACCCCACCGTAGCCGTGTCCTTCGACGAGTGGGCCGCGGCGTCGACCTGCGGGAACCGCCGGATGGCGATGCCGCCGTCGCAGAACTAG